One region of Candidatus Saccharibacteria bacterium genomic DNA includes:
- a CDS encoding CHAP domain-containing protein, with translation MHKKISHMSSRRLPRPVQACLLVASCLLLVAGTLIPSWRHLVWANDYQAQIDALQQQNSVNRSVLGELEAVAESYTDVIRKLQQQIDSLQASINTNLDLQAQLQRQIAEAQAEIDRQKAVLAEDVKAMYVDGTPSSLEMLASSRDFSDYVDKQEYRSRVQNKLQDTLKRIAELQKQLQVQKAKVEQLVKEMQIQQSQLSADRAKQWELLNMNESNQAEYDAQIKANNSKVAQLRAEQAAANRRLSGGTAGGVTAGDPGHGGYPAYLDYAAQDSLVDPWGMYNRECVSYTAWKVFQAYGYMPYWGGIGNANQWPGNAARAGIPTSSTPRVGSVAVWNVGYYGHVMWVEAVNSDGSIWISQYNYDFNGHYSEMLVSAGMASNLTYIYFDQM, from the coding sequence ATGCATAAAAAAATCTCTCATATGTCTTCTCGTCGTCTACCACGCCCCGTGCAAGCGTGTCTGTTGGTAGCAAGCTGCCTACTATTGGTTGCAGGAACGCTTATTCCGTCATGGCGACATCTCGTCTGGGCAAATGATTACCAGGCACAAATAGATGCCTTGCAGCAACAAAACAGCGTAAACCGATCCGTTCTCGGTGAGCTAGAGGCCGTGGCAGAAAGCTACACAGACGTCATACGCAAGCTTCAGCAACAAATTGACTCGCTTCAGGCCTCAATAAACACGAACCTCGATTTGCAGGCTCAGCTACAACGGCAAATTGCGGAAGCACAAGCCGAGATAGATCGTCAAAAGGCAGTTTTAGCTGAAGACGTTAAGGCTATGTACGTAGATGGCACGCCAAGTTCACTTGAAATGCTTGCCAGCAGCCGGGACTTTAGTGATTATGTCGACAAGCAAGAGTACCGTTCCCGAGTTCAAAATAAATTGCAAGATACCCTGAAAAGAATTGCAGAGCTTCAAAAACAGCTACAGGTGCAAAAAGCAAAAGTTGAGCAGCTCGTTAAAGAAATGCAGATTCAGCAATCACAGCTGAGTGCCGACCGTGCAAAACAGTGGGAACTGTTAAACATGAATGAATCAAATCAGGCTGAATATGATGCGCAAATAAAAGCTAACAATAGCAAAGTAGCACAGCTACGTGCTGAACAGGCCGCTGCAAACCGACGTCTTAGCGGCGGTACGGCAGGAGGTGTCACCGCAGGGGATCCAGGCCACGGCGGGTATCCAGCTTATCTTGATTATGCAGCGCAGGACAGCCTTGTCGACCCATGGGGCATGTATAACCGCGAGTGCGTGAGCTACACTGCCTGGAAAGTATTCCAAGCCTACGGCTACATGCCGTATTGGGGAGGAATCGGTAACGCCAACCAGTGGCCGGGTAACGCCGCTCGAGCCGGCATACCCACTAGCTCAACACCTCGTGTCGGCTCTGTAGCAGTATGGAATGTAGGCTACTACGGGCATGTCATGTGGGTTGAAGCAGTCAACAGCGACGGCTCAATCTGGATTAGTCAGTACAACTACGATTTTAACGGCCATTACAGTGAAATGCTTGTAAGCGCGGGCATGGCCTCAAACTTGACCTACATCTATTTCGACCAAATGTAG